A window of Pomacea canaliculata isolate SZHN2017 linkage group LG3, ASM307304v1, whole genome shotgun sequence contains these coding sequences:
- the LOC112560832 gene encoding uncharacterized protein LOC112560832, whose translation MTTRSQVILVLAACVLTLHVPCRRAMSVAEMNVDLLPDFDVSFPSFPKRASTEVDVWSICPPNMSDVACFYRYLRVYALLRKAAEESDRVSMRNIGKRGASSTDTASFASRTPTTAHALCPEHISVLECYDLMKSIYDAIMENLRDEGLH comes from the exons ATGACGACGAGGTCACAGGTCATTCTAGTGCTGGCTGCCTGTGTTCTTACGCTCCACGTGCCTTGTCGTCGGGCCATGTCTGTGGCAGAAATGAATGTCGACCTCCTGCCAG ATTTCGATGTGTCGTTTCCAAGTTTCCCTAAAAGAGCTTCGACGGAAGTGGACGTGTGGTCGATTTGCCCGCCTAATATGTCTGATGTCGCCTGCTTCTACAGATACCTACGAGTCTACGCCCTCCTCCGGAAGGCCGCCGAAGAATCAGACCGCGTGTCCATGAGGAACATCGGCAAGCGAGGAGCATCCTCCACAGACACCGCCTCCTTTGCTTCCAGGACACCCACCACGGCGCATGCTTTGTGTCCGGAACACATCTCGGTCTTGGAATGTTACGACCTGATGAAAAGCATCTACGATGCCATCATGGAGAACCTGCGCGACGAGGGCCTCCACTAA